The genomic segment TTGAGTGGGACCGTGCCAATGCGGCCCTTGGCGTcctctgggggaaaagggtggtagaCTGCTTGTAttacctgccctctgggcttccaggGCCGCCGTGTCggtgccgggttgccacaatgtatacatatatatatgcagacTCTGCATGTATGCATAGATATTTAGACTCtgcatgtatacataaatatatgcaGACTCTGCGTGtacaatatacatatatatgcagaCTCTGCATATATCCTATGATGCAAAgtgtttaaaggtgacatattctaccaccaggtgtgtgtgtgtgtgattagccgttacaaggcGTTTTAAAATGGgcttgtccacctagatgtgcgcTGGATAGACAGTTAACCAGccaacccagtggactgtagcaaacgttgctaaCCTATCCATCAtacgtctaggtggacacgcccacctatgATGTCAAAAGAGGCAGATTTTtccgaaacggcttgtaacggctcatCACACTAACAGCTGGTGGTACATTTTGTCACCTTTAAAGTTGCAGTGTGTAGAATATAAATTGTACACAATATTCATATTCAAGTATGTTTTAACTAATCCCATGAAAACAaggattgttgcatttttgtaaCCTCAGACTGAGCCTTGTATACACATAGGCAGCAGGTCCTCTTCCAGCCACTGTTGCTGCCCACCAAGTTGCACCACCATGTCTCTACAGCAGCCAAAAAAGACAGCCCAAAGATGCCACTTCATCCCACATGCTGCACTTTTAAGATAATAGTAATTGGATAATAactactttttctttttcacagaGTGACATCCAAAATGAGAACTGCATCTCCTTGCTCAGCACGCCACCAGACTCCGTCCCCCATAAGACACCAGTCCAACCTCGTAACCAACGGCGACAGATCCAAATCCAGAAGGAGCGGCGGCCGCTGTGAGGAATCCAAAATGGACACCTCTGTGAAGAGGAATAGTAGTGCAGAGAGCCCGGAACCATCTACGGTACAGACGGCGAGAAACAAGGAGAAACCTCTGGTCGATGCTGGGACCAGTAAGGGCACAGGGAATGAGACTTCAGGTAAGGGTGGGTCCCATTTTGACAGCTGATCTTGACCCAGGTATCATAACGGCCAGTGGTTGCCAACCTTAAGTCACAACGATAACttcgcacacacataaacacacacacatacacacacactaacacattcacacacacacacgcagacgcacacacatgcacacacacagtgttagtaAGTACGTATCACTTTTGGCAGAGTCACAACCCGACTTTAAGTGTACCACTAAATTGTCATCAAAACCTCTCACAGATCACCTCATATGCAAAcggtaaaatataaaaatactaTGCAAAGagtgccagccccccccccaatctaCAAAGTAATTACTGCAAGAAGACAATGGCCAGTGGGAAACAGTGAAAAGAAAAATCTGCAACGCTGCTAATGCTCCCTTTGTGTTTATTCAGcataacacaaataaaaaaagacatcatTGGAAAATGTTACAAACATATGAGGCAAAAAGCAAGTAGAAAGAGGTCAGGCTGCCTGCTACAGCTGGTCAGTCGCCATCTGTGTCTGAACCCGAAACCCTTAATCTGGGAGTGGAGCACAATGATAACGAGGATAAAGATGATGGTGGGGGCTGTTGAGGATGACAATGGTGGTGGTGACGATGATGAGGATAATgataaatgatgatgatgttgatgatgatgattcatctttattataatttaataatgaatgaattactGTTGTCGCCCCCGCAGGGAAGGTGTCTGCCGGTGCTACTAATGCTGAGGAGGCGTCCAGGCTGCTGGCTGAGCGCCGGCGCCAGGCCCGGGAGcacaaggagctggaggacaaGCGGCaacagcaggagaaggaggagcggtGAGCCTTacttacactgtgtgtgtgtgtgtgtgctgtgtgtgtgtgtttgtgtaggcgtgtgtgtagatgtgtgtgtgtgtgcctgcgcaaGTGTGAAGTTAATGTTGTTGTGACctaaggaggaggagaggagccgatTGGAGGATACAAGTATACAATTAAAGGCAATATTGCAGTAGGATAGTAGGAAGATATATGAATATGATTTGATATGATGTTACATGCTATCTGCCTGTATCCGTGGGCCTATATCTCGACCCTTTCTCCACCAGCCTGAAGGCAGAAGCACTGAGGAGGGAGCTGCAGAAGAGGCTTcggctggagaaggaggagagggacaaaCAGGAGGAACTCATCCGACagcgtgaggaagaggagaagaaacgACAGAAGGAGGCGCAGGACAAGGAGCTGCAGATCCAGAAGGAGATAGAGGTCAGAGTTGGTCCatctttctgtttgtttgtactCATGCATTAAAGGCAGGGAAGGCAATTTGGATAAACCAGCCAGAGTCAGCTAGTTTTGAAAGTACCCAACTGACAAAACCCCACCCTTCCCTGTAGGCTTCCTTCTGAGGCAACTCCCCCGGAACACAGGACAAGCTGGCTAGCCTTAGCAATAGGTCTGACTAAACTTGTGGAAGACTCTGGTTATGCACAATGAGTCCATGGGCAAAGTCAACGCAGGTAGCTGGGCAGGAAGGAAGACGGATAGGCAGGCcctccaatcatttcatttggGCCGAATGAAATGACTGGACGGGCTGATGACAGGCGTGCAACCGCAACATTGATGTATTACATTCAGTTTTCGCAGTTTATTTCATTTGAAGTTCATGGTAGTCTCCTATGTTTACCTGGAGCCTAGTAGCAGACTTTAAGGCATGGGGAGTTGTTTAAGGACATAGACAGTTATCTGTTCCTGATTATGTCCACACTACTTAATACTGTAAGATCCCATCACAATATGAGAATACGACCTGGCACATCGGATCACAAAGTGATCATAAGATCTGATCTCGGAGTGTTAAGATCTGACCGTTAATGCTTCCCGGGCTGGGCCAGATTGTATCAAGGCcctatctctccgtctctctgtcagtctgcctgtctctctataTGTCTGCCTTTAACTGCAGCTGCCTTTTTTTGTCCTTCAACAGAAAGAAAAATGTAaggaagaggatggagaggagaccGAACGGCAACGCCAAGAGCGGGAGATCCAGAAgatacaggaggaggaggagagaaaccTCAGGAAGAAGGTACTCCCATTTCTCTAAACTCTAAACATGCCAACAACAGTTTCATTGTGCAATTAGTTTTTACTTTATGACTTATTAAACAtccttgtgtgtttgtacagcGCATCGAGGAAATCATGAAGAGAACGAGGAAGGGCGAGGCAGACTTGAAGGTATTGTGAGAGGGGGTTGACCCTGGCGTTGCCACGCTGTAACGTGGCCGCCCAccgccaagatggccgcccttTGCTGTCTTTGCTTCAattctttgtttttgtaaaaTGTCTTTATTAAACTCTTAATTTGGCCATACTCTGTGGTTTTTTGTGTCCTAATTACTGCCACATGGTCTCTGTTCCATATTGAATCAGGAGGGACAAGTGGAGATGGTGTCTCCCTCAATACCAGGTACAGTAAGTCCTTTGGTCAACGTCCAAACCGTTGTCGCTTGGCTCGCTATCCCTGCCTGCACCGACCCTCCGTCTCAGAACTGTGATACTGATGAACGCTAGCTCCTTGTGAGATCCGTCTTGCTATATTTGAGCATGTCCAGAAGGTTACTCCCTCGCTGTTGGCTGTGCTTGGTTAGTTTTCTCCTTGTTATCATTTCAATGAAACCGCATGGCACTTTTCACACAGCATATGAATAATATACTCAAGATATTATCAATGGTGTTGGTGTGAATTATTTTGAACTACTagtcatttcaaaataaaaggaaCAACAAAGGTTCTATGATGACAGTTGAGATCCTTCGATGACAGTTGAGATCACAAAATCAAATGAATTCCTGCAAGCGACAAGGCTTTCATTTGAGTTCATGAACTGAGAAAAAAGGATTTTGGATTAATGAGCAATGGCAACTTCTTTTCTATTTTTAACTCTGTGCAGGGCACCTCAGGCACCGAGGTAATAACTGGGTGTATTTATAGACACTACACACGGGACGCATGAGTAAAAATGGGCCAGTTTCTGAACGTCCTCGGCCAGGTCTGTGTAGTACTCCCACGCTGTGTTGGAGGGGGGGTCAGTACAATGTTGTATTCTTTGTCCTCCTCAACAGGGGAGCTCAGGACCAACGTTCACACGAGTGAAATGGCAAACGAGCAAGCCATCCAAAAGGTCACATTACAGGTCAGAGCCCAGCTAGCAGCCCAGGCCAACCTGAAGAACCAGGGATCCCCAAAGAAAGAGGTGAAGACAGAAACCACGACGATGCAGAAGGAGCTGGCGCCAGGGCCGGTCGAAGTGAACAGCGTCCGCAAGCAGGAGAGTGTCACAAAGAACGCTCCAGAACAGGCGGTGAACCCCGGGGCGTCCACCTCACCCCAGGACGCCCCGGTCACCACAAACGTTGACGCGAGGGAGCAAGAAAGACAGGAGGTCGCCCGCAAACCCGAAGAGAAAGACGTCACACAGGGGAGCCCCCAAACGAACAAAGAGCTGTCGAGGCAAGCCGACACCAAAGCACACCAACGAGAGAGCGTGGTTTCCCACGAGAAGAACGCAGAGCACCTGGCCCACACCAAGACCCAGAACCAACGCAACGCCGCAGAGGGCGGCCAGCAGAACGGAGTGGGGGTAGAAGGGAGCGGCGCAGGGGCGTCGACCCCTGAGCGCAGGGGtcacgggggggcgggggagacgAAGGATACACTGAGAGCGTCTCTCAAGCTGCTGTCGGTGGGACGTCCCACCCCGCCCACCATCACCCTGGAGCCGCTGAACGTCAGGGGTCCAGGGTCTGGGGACGAGGTCCAGTCCATGGAAGTCAGGTGagaacccaccccccccccagccccccctctctccgggTGTTGGAAGCATCCAGAAGGAGGGTGACCAAAACTGGTTGTATGAGCATGACTGACATCTCCCCATTGGTCGTGTTGATACTAATGAGGACGAGGTTCTGGTGCTGTTCAGATGTGGCTGGATCTAAAGAGTCTGTTACTTTACCAGATATCGTACGTGGGAATATTATAATATGTAACATACTTCAACAGTTTAGCTGGACCATATTTGTCCCTTCAAAAATGTATACTGAAAAAATACTTTCGAGTTAGAGCATATATAACCATTATGTAATAATATCTCATATACGGTAGATGACTCCAGACCTATTGGAACCATGATTTCGAATTAAAATAgagaaagcaaaaaaataacttgattCATAGTGTTGGCTCTTGTTATCAAACCATTAACAGACCACAGTATCAGGATGGACTGGGAGTGGTAAAGTAGAGAGTAGGGTCGAGTAGGCTTTCTGGTAGCTTTAAGGGTCCAACTTCTTTCAACTCCAACTGCTTTCCTGACAAGCTGGTTTTCACCTCCAATGGTGAAACCCCCACCCGGGATTTAAACATGTCAGGGTTTGGCTAAATGCGAGGGAGAGTGTTCCTTATATATGAACACCACACCTTCTAATGTTTCAGCCCGGTGTCCAAAGAGGAATTGATCTCCATCACTGAGTTCTCGCCGATAAACGAGGCCCAGATCCACAGCGTGAGCAACAGCTGTGCCCTGGAAGACCTGTTAGACCTGACCGGCACCGCAGCCTACTCCAGACTCACTTCCGAAAGCCACGGAGGTGGAGACCTCAACAAGAACCTGATCCAGGGTGTGGTCAGCCCCATGGCCGAGTCCAAAGCCATTCACACCTCCTCTGCTTCAGTCGTATCCTCCAAGAAGCTCAGCATCCAGTAGAGCCGAGGAGAGGTCTTTAAGGTCCATAGGGTCCTACTAGGGATAGTGTGTGGGGttgaggtgtatgtgtgtgtgtgtgtgtgtgtgtgtgtgtgtgtgtgtgtgtgtgtgtgtgtgtgtgtgtgtgtgtgtgtgtgtgtgtctgtgtgtctgtgtgtgcgtgtatgtgtacagAAATCTACAGGCTCAGGTATCTCTTATGCTGTTGGACTGAAGGTTTTCAGTAGTTAATTAgtttagagagagggagagagagagagagagagagagagagagagagagagagagagagagagagagagagagagagagagagagagagagggggggagagagggagagagagagggagagagagagagagagagagagagagagagagagagagagagagagagagagagagagagagagagagagagagaggggggagagagggagagagagaaattgctTTATGGTTTGAAGGGGGAAATTACAGCAAAATGTGATCatgtaatgaatgtgtgtgtgtgtgtgtgtgtttttgtgtatttgtctgtgcgtgtgtgtgtttgtacatccaATAGTTCAAGGTAGACAAGGGTAGATCGACAACAAAGTAACACTTTTCTCTAGCTTTTACTCATCCAGAATGTTAGAAAACAGAGCTCATCACAACCTTGTGTCGTTGCTCATCTATGTTGTAATATTATGTCTAGTGTCTTGTTGGATGAGGCTGCTGCAAGGCTAATCCTGAAGGCTGTGTTAAGTGCTTATCTGTCCACATTCTTTATCAAACCCAAACCTagtccacagacagacaggcatggCAATGCAGTGCACGTCTATTCCAACCCCTGATTGGCTACTTCTCTCAGATAATGACTTCCTTAGCTCTTTGTAATGGCCCAACGACGCCTTTTAGCTCCTTTTAAGCACGcatgtgagagtgagtgaaatAGATTGAATTCCAATTGATCTGATCAGCAGATCCACAGTACTGTGACTGCTTGTTCAGATGAAATCAGACCGGATCTGCCAATAAAGTTGCCTGTTTATGATTGGTTGAGGCTTTGATTACACCCTCAATTTattgaaaataattaatgaatgtgaCATCCCGGAGGTAATTGGTATTTCTTATTTAAAACCACAAATGTTGCATTTATGTTCCAGTCACTGCCCTTTCATGGAGGGTTCTGTTCACAAGAAAACCTAATCTATTCATAAATTCCGTAATGCGACAACATATGATTGTTTAACATATATGCCACTTCTGTTTCATTTTCTTGCCCCAAAAATAATGTTGAGCAAACaatctatattttattttgcatgttGCACTATTCTATTAACTGTTCATTGTTAGCAGTTCAGGGAGGATCTATATCAAAGACACATGTATCTTTAAAGTCCTCAATAGCTTAGCAATCAGTATCTCAGTATTTGCTGTAAGAAATCATTTGCGTCTTGATTTTTGTCCTGCCCCGATTATCTAtgtccctaaatgtaaatggggGACTTTGTAAAGAGGCAATGTGTACAATTTAGATTGTAGACTTTAGTGAAATAGTTTAGTTGAATTTACtcaaaacacaactttacagcGTAAACATGACAACAGCTAGTGGAATCGTACACAGTGATGTTTCAATGTAATTTGCCATATAGCATATATTTTGGGGTGTCTCTGAGACTTGAGATTTTCTTCTGGCCATTTGGTTTTCAGGATGTTGACAATCAGGTTTGTTGCCGTATTATATGATGCATTATCTGTATGTACCTTTTAGTTTGGCCATAGCAGCTGTAGACTGTGTGCCATGCAGCAACATTTGAGTCTGGGCCTAAATGCACCAAGATTGCACCATTCACTGTAATAATGACTGGCACTGAGAGTGACTTCATGAGCTGACAAAAGTTTGTATTGTTATATGGAGTCAATTAAAACTCTAAACTACATGTATCCAGAAACAAAATAGGCATATTATATTATCTACCTTAGGATTTTAGAATTTAGGaggaagatatatatatatatatagatatatatatagatatatagatatagatatagatatatagatatagatatagatatatagatagatatagatagatatagagatatatacaTTTAGGTTTTAATGTTAAGACATTAATGGTACATTAATACAATAAATACCTTAGAATCAACAATTAAAGTCACCTTATATCTGAAACTAATATAACAATTGTACTCATTCTGTGCATGACCAGCATGTTACTTCATCTGATTCAATAAAAGCTGAAATCCCTACTTTGCACTGTGTTGATTAAGCTGCTCTCCGATTTCCTTTGACAgccattataataataaaaggttTGAAAGAAATGCAAAAATACATGAAACTTGTAAGGAGGTAGGCTTCAGTACATCCAATTGATTAACTTTACTCAGAGATTAGTACTATGTTACAAATGGACAGAAACTGATTCATAATAAAATACCAAGTTTATATAGTAGGTTTCTCCTCCGAGGGTAATTAATATAGTCAAAGATTAAGATTATAAACTGTTGGTGTGGCTTGTTATTAAAAAGTGAATTCAACCCAGTAAAGGACACAGACAGCTGGATTTAAGGAGCAGCTGTTGTTCTGTAGAAGCACCTGCAGCTGTTTGAGAAACCCTGATGTCACATTCTAACTTTTAGAGGCCTCTGCAAAACAACCGTAGGGGGCCTACTCCATGGCGTCATTATAGGCGTATCATTTTTAACTTATAAGTATTAAAAGTGGTTCAGAGTGCTGCGATCACTCCTCCAGGCCGGTAGGCGGCGCTTCAACTCGCCGCCGCTCCTGAAATAGATTGAAGTCAGGAGTCAGGACGAAGGCGAGCCAGCCACTGATCCGAAGTGTCGCTGGAAGCCTCCACGTAAAGGACGCTTTTAAGGGGTATGTAATGTTCATTTTGTACAACAAATGTGTCGTGTCTGTGCCTGTTTGCATCTTTATGTATGATATAAAACGAATGCGTGGTTAGACGTGTGCAAAACGATTAGAATCGACGTGGTACCATTAGCAACACGCTAACGCCAAGTTTACTAGTTCGACCGTCGCATTTGAGAAAACGGAATGACTAGAATTGTTCATTACATTGAACCTAATGTTAAAGATTTAAAACCTAACGAAACAACTTTATGAAGTAATAGCATTGACGATGATGGGTTATCGATATAGAGTAAAGTCCAATTGAGTGACATAAGGTTTGCTCACTCCGTAATGTTACTACAAATAGAAAACGCCCGAATTAATGTGTTGATATAACCTAGTCTCGGTTACTCCCTATCCCTGTTTGTGGTTAATGATCCACGGAACGTCTTGGCTTTGGGCCACGCAGGGCGAGGCCCTTAACGAGTCAATGGTggacttgtgtgtgtgaccgaGCCTTCCAGAGCCGTAGGCACAAGACCCTGAATGTGCGGATATGTGCTATAATGTCAAACTTGGGGCTCATTGGAAAAAAACCGTTAGTTTTGATTCTATCTAGTTGTACCAGCTTATCTGatgtaatattattttttggAGGCTAAATGTTAAGTTTAGTTACTGCGTATACAGGGTCGTGTTCATCTTTTTGGTGAACTATCACCGTACCTATTTTGGTTTTGGCCTCGTGTACAGAATTGGCATGAATGCTTTTGGACTGTATTGTAGTTTATGTCTGTTTTATTTCTCGTATTTCGACAACCACTGATTCGGATATGTTCGCACGGTAACTGTCATTCAATGTTTTTATGCTGGTCTGCTATGCAGTAgatattattaaattatttgggCAACGTTGTATCTTTCATGGGGTTCCATCTCTTGTTGGACAATCATTTTAACCTATGTATGCCGAAATTAACATGCAAACATCCATTTCCTCCATAGATTACATTTTGCACAACCGAAGATGGTCCGACCTCAGTTTGGTCCACCACGCTTCAAGTCCAGGTATTTATTTTCTCAAATAATATAATCAATATTGTAGTATTAGAATTAATTAATGGTCTGTAATTGATTCTGGACATTCTCTGTGGCTTTAAGTGGCTGATAATGTAATTATACcaccctgtgtgtctgtcaaccCTGGAATAATGGGATTTCTGGTGTGTCCCCCCACTAGATCCTACGACAATGACCCTCCTTTTGAACCCCGGGAAGACCATTTCAGCCGGAGAGACGGTCCGGACTACACTGGAAAGGCCCCTCGCAGCTGGAGGGGATCCAGAGGAGGCCGAGGAAGGCCCCCCTTCACCAAGCGCACCCCACTAATGGCAGAGCGTAGGGAGCCGGCCCACGGCGGCTGGAGACCTCCGCACCAGGACTCGTTCCAATCATCCTACTCCCATCAAGATGAACCCCACCACGGCCACAGGAGGCCGTCCCCGTCAAGGCCCAACCGGCCCCTCGATGCCCAGCATCGCCCTgccccccacagcccccctcACGCCTCCCCCGGCCACAGGGGCCCCTCGTACCGTGAGGGCCACTCAGACGGAGGCCACAGGTCCCCCTCGCCCTGGCACTTCAACAAGTCCCCGGCCGACAGGAGGCCGGGGTCCTCTGGTCCGTACCGAGGCTCCTTCAGGGGCCCCAACAGGCACCCCGGGGCCCCCCACGGAGAGCAACGCAACCCCGATCATAGGGGACATTACAGTCCCAGGGAGAGGTCGAGCGATCACCAAGCTCACGGCTCTAAGCGCTGGGGTGGAGACAGAGAATTCTCCCATCAGCACAATGGAGAGTACGGGCCCCCTAGCCCTCAGAGGAAACCCAGGGAGTTTCAAAGGCGAAACTCCTATCCAGAGAGGTACAAAAGAACGACCCCCATGCGGGCTGGGTGAAGGTTTAATGGGGAGGCCCGATAGAAATGTATTCTGCTCTGCCCAAGTCCCGGTGGTTAAAAACCCGGGTAAAGGGTAAGCCTGGAAACAGGGTCACGGGGGGGGTCGTCACCCGCTTCTGAGAAGAGCCACTGTCATTGCTGTAATTactgaatgaaaaaaagtatCTCTCCTAATGAGTTTCAATCCTGGCATTATGGTGGGAGGGCAGTGAGTTGAGCTAAAGGTTAATGTCTGTCTCCCGCTACACCTGGCCATGGATCTGCCGTTGTAATGTTTTCTGTATTGTTTGATGGCTGTGCAGGTGGTCTGGTGAGCAGGACCCCCGGAGGCCACgcggggaggtggagagagaagggaacagACCCCTCATGGATAAGCCTCAGCAAAGCCACTCCCACCCGCCCCCATACAGATCTCCTGCATGGAAAGGAACGCCTCCGCCTTCGTCCGCCTCGTCCTTCCACAGCAGCCCTCGGGAGAGGCCAGGCATGGTGCTACCTCGCAAAAGGAGGTTGCCGGATCTTAACGAGCCCTTCGCCGGGGGGCCGCCAGAGCGCGGCCCCTTCAGGCTGGCCCAGACAGGGCGGCCCGGCCTCTTGCCCCCGCCCATTCGTTTCAGCTGCAGCCGGAAACGCTCATTTCCTCCCGTCCGGCCGATGTTTATGAACCCCCCCGCCacagggccggcgacccccctCCTGCCTCCATCTATGAAGCCCACCAAGACCAAGGCCACGAAACCCGAGGTCAAGAGCTCCAGCTCCATCCTCGCCAGCCGCAAGGAGCGCTTCCAGGCCGACGCGGCGCCCCTGCGGAACCTGGAGCTCAGGAGGATCAAGCCGCCGAAGGAGTCCCCAAGCAAAGAGGAAAGCCGGGCAAGCAAGTCCCCCAAAGGGTCTGACACGGAGAGCGAACAGGTGGAGTCCCGACGATCTGTGAGCACACGC from the Gadus macrocephalus chromosome 7, ASM3116895v1 genome contains:
- the si:ch211-114c12.2 gene encoding uncharacterized protein si:ch211-114c12.2 isoform X1 produces the protein MVRPQFGPPRFKSRSYDNDPPFEPREDHFSRRDGPDYTGKAPRSWRGSRGGRGRPPFTKRTPLMAERREPAHGGWRPPHQDSFQSSYSHQDEPHHGHRRPSPSRPNRPLDAQHRPAPHSPPHASPGHRGPSYREGHSDGGHRSPSPWHFNKSPADRRPGSSGPYRGSFRGPNRHPGAPHGEQRNPDHRGHYSPRERSSDHQAHGSKRWGGDREFSHQHNGEYGPPSPQRKPREFQRRNSYPERWSGEQDPRRPRGEVEREGNRPLMDKPQQSHSHPPPYRSPAWKGTPPPSSASSFHSSPRERPGMVLPRKRRLPDLNEPFAGGPPERGPFRLAQTGRPGLLPPPIRFSCSRKRSFPPVRPMFMNPPATGPATPLLPPSMKPTKTKATKPEVKSSSSILASRKERFQADAAPLRNLELRRIKPPKESPSKEESRASKSPKGSDTESEQVESRRSVSTRSCSPPDKPLPSDLVVVSLWQAGSSTKDCSPPRDESPHSSHDLTCETEVPPVKRFSKFHGSRPSLVERTYVDKRPIRPLDAALESNRYDRSFKKPGQVPSQQRPFANGPRRMAPPDQPFNVRKPLMVCSHSESFVPQPFPQHRPAFTKSQSIRSKYRNMQVMRHRGPSQQRW
- the si:ch211-114c12.2 gene encoding uncharacterized protein si:ch211-114c12.2 isoform X3, translating into MVRPQFGPPRFKSRSYDNDPPFEPREDHFSRRDGPDYTGKAPRSWRGSRGGRGRPPFTKRTPLMAERREPAHGGWRPPHQDSFQSSYSHQDEPHHGHRRPSPSRPNRPLDAQHRPAPHSPPHASPGHRGPSYREGHSDGGHRSPSPWHFNKSPADRRPGSSGPYRGSFRGPNRHPGAPHGEQRNPDHRGHYSPRERSSDHQAHGSKRWGGDREFSHQHNGEYGPPSPQRKPREFQRRNSYPERWSGEQDPRRPRGEVEREGNRPLMDKPQQSHSHPPPYRSPAWKGTPPPSSASSFHSSPRERPGMVLPRKRRLPDLNEPFAGGPPERGPFRLAQTGRPGLLPPPIRFSCSRKRSFPPVRPMFMNPPATGPATPLLPPSMKPTKTKATKPEVKSSSSILASRKERFQADAAPLRNLELRRIKPPKESPSKEESRASKSPKGSDTESEQVESRRSVSTRSCSPPDKPLPSDLVVVSLWQAGSSTKDCSPPRDESPHSSHDLTCETEVPPVKRFSKFHGSRPSLVERTYVDKRPIRPLDAALESNRYDRSFKKPGQVPSQQRPFANGPRRMAPPDQPFNVRKPLMESFVPQPFPQHRPAFTKSQSIRSKYRNMQVMRHRGPSQQRW
- the si:ch211-114c12.2 gene encoding uncharacterized protein si:ch211-114c12.2 isoform X2 translates to MVRPQFGPPRFKSRSYDNDPPFEPREDHFSRRDGPDYTGKAPRSWRGSRGGRGRPPFTKRTPLMAERREPAHGGWRPPHQDSFQSSYSHQDEPHHGHRRPSPSRPNRPLDAQHRPAPHSPPHASPGHRGPSYREGHSDGGHRSPSPWHFNKSPADRRPGSSGPYRGSFRGPNRHPGAPHGEQRNPDHRGHYSPRERSSDHQAHGSKRWGGDREFSHQHNGEYGPPSPQRKPREFQRRNSYPERWSGEQDPRRPRGEVEREGNRPLMDKPQQSHSHPPPYRSPAWKGTPPPSSASSFHSSPRERPGMVLPRKRRLPDLNEPFAGGPPERGPFRLAQTGRPGLLPPPIRFSCSRKRSFPPVRPMFMNPPATGPATPLLPPSMKPTKTKATKPEVKSSSSILASRKERFQADAAPLRNLELRRIKPPKESPSKEESRASKSPKGSDTESEQVESRRSVSTRSCSPPDKPLPSDLVVVSLWQAGSSTKDCSPPRDESPHSSHDLTCETEVPPVKRFSKFHGSRPSLVERTYVDKRPIRPLDAALESNRYDRSFKKPGQVPSQRPFANGPRRMAPPDQPFNVRKPLMVCSHSESFVPQPFPQHRPAFTKSQSIRSKYRNMQVMRHRGPSQQRW
- the si:ch211-114c12.2 gene encoding uncharacterized protein si:ch211-114c12.2 isoform X5, whose protein sequence is MVRPQFGPPRFKSRSYDNDPPFEPREDHFSRRDGPDYTGKAPRSWRGSRGGRGRPPFTKRTPLMAERREPAHGGWRPPHQDSFQSSYSHQDEPHHGHRRPSPSRPNRPLDAQHRPAPHSPPHASPGHRGPSYREGHSDGGHRSPSPWHFNKSPADRRPGSSGPYRGSFRGPNRHPGAPHGEQRNPDHRGHYSPRERSSDHQAHGSKRWGGDREFSHQHNGEYGPPSPQRKPREFQRRNSYPERWSGEQDPRRPRGEVEREGNRPLMDKPQQSHSHPPPYRSPAWKGTPPPSSASSFHSSPRERPGMVLPRKRRLPDLNEPFAGGPPERGPFRLAQTGRPGLLPPPIRFSCSRKRSFPPVRPMFMNPPATGPATPLLPPSMKPTKTKATKPEVKSSSSILASRKERFQADAAPLRNLELRRIKPPKESPSKEESRASKSPKGSDTESEQVESRRSVSTRSCSPPDKPLPSDLVVVSLWQAGSSTKDCSPPRDESPHSSHDLTCETEVPPVKRFSKFHGSRPSLVERTYVDKRPIRPLDAALESNRYDRSFKKPGQVPSQESFVPQPFPQHRPAFTKSQSIRSKYRNMQVMRHRGPSQQRW
- the si:ch211-114c12.2 gene encoding uncharacterized protein si:ch211-114c12.2 isoform X4, whose protein sequence is MVRPQFGPPRFKSRSYDNDPPFEPREDHFSRRDGPDYTGKAPRSWRGSRGGRGRPPFTKRTPLMAERREPAHGGWRPPHQDSFQSSYSHQDEPHHGHRRPSPSRPNRPLDAQHRPAPHSPPHASPGHRGPSYREGHSDGGHRSPSPWHFNKSPADRRPGSSGPYRGSFRGPNRHPGAPHGEQRNPDHRGHYSPRERSSDHQAHGSKRWGGDREFSHQHNGEYGPPSPQRKPREFQRRNSYPERWSGEQDPRRPRGEVEREGNRPLMDKPQQSHSHPPPYRSPAWKGTPPPSSASSFHSSPRERPGMVLPRKRRLPDLNEPFAGGPPERGPFRLAQTGRPGLLPPPIRFSCSRKRSFPPVRPMFMNPPATGPATPLLPPSMKPTKTKATKPEVKSSSSILASRKERFQADAAPLRNLELRRIKPPKESPSKEESRASKSPKGSDTESEQVESRRSVSTRSCSPPDKPLPSDLVVVSLWQAGSSTKDCSPPRDESPHSSHDLTCETEVPPVKRFSKFHGSRPSLVERTYVDKRPIRPLDAALESNRYDRSFKKPGQVPSQRPFANGPRRMAPPDQPFNVRKPLMESFVPQPFPQHRPAFTKSQSIRSKYRNMQVMRHRGPSQQRW